TTTGCTTCTTTGTCTTATATGCTGAAAAAAACTTAATAATGGAAAAGTGAACTCCAAATGCTATTAAAGGGGTAATAATATTGGATGCCGCGAAAATATACTGCGCCAATCCATAATATTCTGATGTTAGAAAACGATCATAAAGAATAAGTGTATTAATTCCTCCAATTAAAAAACCTAAATAAATAATAAAGGTATTCTTTAATGATTGTTTAAATATTATTCCCAAATTTTATACTTTTAGTTAGTTATTGCACACCTTTTCAATATAATCGACCAATTTTTTGGTTAAATTTCTTCTATGATATTTCTCAATAGAATTATTCAAGTTCGGTATTCCTCCTTTTTTATATTGATTATATAGTGTTACAATATACTCTTTTAACTCTTTTTTACTAGTATAACTAAATACTTTTCCTGCATTATTCTTTGACACTATCTCGGCCAAATCGCCTTCCTCTGGACCAATACCAATTATAGGTCTTTTAGCTTGTAAATATTCAAATGTTTTACCAGGAATCATTTCCTTTGCACTTGGATAATCATTTACAACAATTAATAAAACTTGTGTTTGCTTTTGGTATTGCTTTGCTACTGGATGTGGTACATAGCTAACCTTCTCTACATTTTTAAGTCCACAACTCTCAATTTCTTCAGAAATAGTATCATCAATTTTTCCTATAAACTTTAAGACAAAGTCATTTGCAAAGTCTTCACGTTCTTTTGTTAACTCTCCTAGTACTTCCCAAAGTTTTTTTGGGTTTCTTTCAGAATTCATCATTCCAATATGAGTTAATGTGAACTTTTTATCTAGAACAATATCACTTTCTTTTTTACTTATTCCATCTACATCAAAACCATTTGTAATTACTTCAATTAACTGGGCTTTCTCTTCATACTTCTTCTTTGCATGATTACTTACCATTAAAACACCATCTGCCTCTGTTACAACTTTCTCTTCTAACTTATAATGCTTTTTTAATGATGATTTGGTTAAAGGTAATAAATGAAAATAATCTACGCTGGTCCAAGGATCTCTAAAATCTGCTATCCATTTTACTTTTAACTCTTGTTTTATTTTTAAACCTATTAAGTGAACACTATAAGGTGGACCCGTTGTAATAATTACATCTACAGGATTGTCTTTTAAATATTTCTTTATTCTTTTCACAGAAGGTTTAATCCAAAATTTCCTAGCGTCAGGTATAAAATAGTTAGCTCTTATATACATTAAAACCTTATCTAAAAAAGTAGGATTGGGATTCAAAAATCCCATGCTATTTTGTGTCCCTTTTTTCTTAAACTTTGATAAAACACTATTGGGTTCTATTATTGGACACTTAATTACTTCTATTCCTTCAAGAACATCTTTTTCTAGAGAAGCATCTACAATTGGATAGCTAGCATTGTCAGCAGTAAACACCACTGGTTCGATATTAAAATGGCGTAAATATTTGACAAACTTCAACCATCGTTGTACTCCAGGGCCTCCTGCTGGTGGCCAATAATATGTTACAATTAAAACTTTCAAGTCAAACTATTATATAATCCTATTAAATCTTTAGAGGTTTTATCCCAGGTAAAATGGTTTCTTACATATTCTTTCCCTCTTTCTCCCATAGCATTGCGCATTGCTACATCTTTGTACAAGCTTAGCATTTTTTGAGTAAAATCTTCTACATTTCTTTCTTCATGTACTAGCCCAGATTGTACCTCTTCTACCAACTTTTTTTGAACCGTTGCATCACTTACCAAAATAGCTTTTCCAAAACTCATATATTGAAACAACTTATTTGCAAAGGTAGTATCGTGATGTATATTTCTATGTAAAGGAGACAAGCAAACATCAGCGTTTTGCACCCAATTAGGAAATGTTTTAGCATCTCTCCAACCCATTAATAACACTTCCTCTTCAAGCTCTAAGTCTTTTACTTGTTTTTCTAGCTTTGGATTTGTTTTTCCAACCACAACAAACTTAAGATTATTAATCTTTGTTTTTAAAGAAACCATACTCTCAAGTACTGTTTCTAATCCTCTTCTATCTCCAGTATCGCCTAAATAAAGCATGGTAAACTCATTTTCCTTTTTCTGATAAGGAATTTCGGGTACATTTTGATTTTCATAAAATGATTTACGCACTGTATTAGGTACCACCACAATTTTATTCGCTTTTACTCCTACTCTATCTACAATTTCCTTCTTAGCTTCTTCTGTTACGACAATAACTTTTGTGGCTTTTCTAATAAACTCTTCTTCTTTCTTTTTCCATTTTTTAATAGAAATAAGAAGCTTTCCTCTTAATTTTTGCATATGAGGGTAAAAACGCATTATTTCTGGTCTATTTTCATGCAAATCTAATATCGTTGGTACATCTAAACCTTTATTAGCCTCAAATGCCGCTGCTGCAATTCTCATATCGTGTATATGTATTGCCTCTACTTTGTTTCTAATGATAAAGTTTCGAATTTTCTTTTTCATTAAAATTGTATACAGAGGTATAGTATATGCAAGTGCAGACATTTTATATTCAAAAGTATTGGTTCTATACCTTCTAACCTTTATGTCTTTAATTACCTCTTCTTCAAGTTCATTTCCATAAGACAAACAGAACAAAAATACCTCATGTCCTTTTTTAATTAATTCAATGGCCTCATTTTCCACCCTAGGATCAGGAGGATAAACATTGTCTAAAATCATTCCTATCCTCATCCTTCCATAAATTTCTCAGCGTAAACTGCATAATATCTTGGAGTAAAACTTCGAAGTAAAGGTCTAATTCCTAACTTACCGACTGGGTTCGTCCATTTTTCTCTATCCTTTATTTGCCATCCAGATTTTTCTAGTAACCAATCAAATTGCCAATCTTCAAACTCGTGGTAATGTCTATCCCACATATCTGTTTTACTTCTATATGCACTCGAAAACCATAAATCTAAAGGAACCGTTGCAACCAATTTAGTTGCTTCAATTTGTCTTAAAACATTGAAAGGAGCTATTAAGTGTT
The sequence above is a segment of the Tenacibaculum sp. 190130A14a genome. Coding sequences within it:
- a CDS encoding glycosyltransferase family 4 protein, encoding MKVLIVTYYWPPAGGPGVQRWLKFVKYLRHFNIEPVVFTADNASYPIVDASLEKDVLEGIEVIKCPIIEPNSVLSKFKKKGTQNSMGFLNPNPTFLDKVLMYIRANYFIPDARKFWIKPSVKRIKKYLKDNPVDVIITTGPPYSVHLIGLKIKQELKVKWIADFRDPWTSVDYFHLLPLTKSSLKKHYKLEEKVVTEADGVLMVSNHAKKKYEEKAQLIEVITNGFDVDGISKKESDIVLDKKFTLTHIGMMNSERNPKKLWEVLGELTKEREDFANDFVLKFIGKIDDTISEEIESCGLKNVEKVSYVPHPVAKQYQKQTQVLLIVVNDYPSAKEMIPGKTFEYLQAKRPIIGIGPEEGDLAEIVSKNNAGKVFSYTSKKELKEYIVTLYNQYKKGGIPNLNNSIEKYHRRNLTKKLVDYIEKVCNN
- a CDS encoding glycosyltransferase family 4 protein — its product is MRIGMILDNVYPPDPRVENEAIELIKKGHEVFLFCLSYGNELEEEVIKDIKVRRYRTNTFEYKMSALAYTIPLYTILMKKKIRNFIIRNKVEAIHIHDMRIAAAAFEANKGLDVPTILDLHENRPEIMRFYPHMQKLRGKLLISIKKWKKKEEEFIRKATKVIVVTEEAKKEIVDRVGVKANKIVVVPNTVRKSFYENQNVPEIPYQKKENEFTMLYLGDTGDRRGLETVLESMVSLKTKINNLKFVVVGKTNPKLEKQVKDLELEEEVLLMGWRDAKTFPNWVQNADVCLSPLHRNIHHDTTFANKLFQYMSFGKAILVSDATVQKKLVEEVQSGLVHEERNVEDFTQKMLSLYKDVAMRNAMGERGKEYVRNHFTWDKTSKDLIGLYNSLT
- a CDS encoding methyltransferase — encoded protein: MYSKLPKKRYTHTLNFLQSHIPASSTVLDLGVRNPFSKIMEENGYTVFNTNGEDLDLLPELVKEYNVDVVTAFEIFEHLIAPFNVLRQIEATKLVATVPLDLWFSSAYRSKTDMWDRHYHEFEDWQFDWLLEKSGWQIKDREKWTNPVGKLGIRPLLRSFTPRYYAVYAEKFMEG